One Coregonus clupeaformis isolate EN_2021a chromosome 33, ASM2061545v1, whole genome shotgun sequence DNA window includes the following coding sequences:
- the LOC121548969 gene encoding solute carrier family 35 member D3-like — translation MEVCKGRLLGISVAVAHGFFSGSLNILLKFLITTYNFNYLTLIQCLTSTLAAITLEILRRLGKVDIPPFSLQLAKVFGSVCILSTLQSTLTLWSLRGLSLPMYVVFKRCLPLATLGIGVCILKNGNPSVGVITAVLITTGGAALAGSGDVMGDPYGYVTGVLAVIIHASYLVLIQKTSIDSEYGPLTAQYSIAIMASPVLLICSIVSMDSINMWSYTGWSNPFISGIFSICILIGCAMNFTTLQCTYINSAVTTSFVGVVKSIATITVGMLAFSDVEPTRLFVAGVVVNTVGSITYCIVKYFETRKKTLYQDLEEQSKDDSLPGQPYIEKKPPNGDLEPLPNGHTGSDGGSIEGSFPTQEHLLNNQSRSDLPPQDTSNSMEFVDLQREAFHSENRVNQANQSVSDSYVGVWRSIRNLQFLKKDTLIDHMEVQSP, via the exons ATGGAAGTTTGTAAAGGTCGTTTACTTGGTATCTCCGTCGCTGTTGCTCATGGATTTTTCTCAGGATCGTTGAACATTTTGCTAAAATTTCTCATCACGACTTATAACTTCAACTACCTCACTCTCATCCAGTGCCTCACCAGCACATTGGCGGCGATTACACTTGAGATATTAAGGAGACTGGGAAAAGTAGACATTCCCCCGTTCAGCCTTCAACTAGCCAAAGTCTTCGGAAGTGTTTGTATTCTGTCCACATTACAGTCCACTCTAACTCTTTGGTCTCTCAGAGGACTGAGTCTACCCATGTATGTGGTTTTCAAACGGTGTCTACCGTTGGCCACCCTGGGCATCGGCGTGTGCATCCTGAAGAACGGTAACCCGTCGGTGGGGGTCATAACGGCGGTGCTCATCACTACTGGAGGAGCAGCTTTAGCTG GGTCTGGTGACGTGATGGGTGACCCGTATGGCTACGTGACGGGCGTCCTGGCTGTGATCATCCACGCCTCCTACCTGGTCCTGATCCAGAAGACCAGCATAGACAGTGAATATGGCCCCCTCACAGCCCAGTACTCCATCGCCATCATGGCTTCCCCAGTTCTCTTAATCTGCTCCATAGTCAGCATGGACTCCATCAACATGTGGAGCTACACAGGCTGGAGTAACCCCTTCATCTCTGGCATCTTCTCCATCTGCATCCTCATCGGCTGTGCCATGAACTTCACCACGCTGCAATGCACCTACATCAACTCGGCCGTCACCACCAGCTTCGTGGGCGTGGTGAAGAGCATCGCCACCATCACAGTGGGCATGCTGGCCTTTAGCGATGTGGAGCCCACAAGGCTGTTTGTGGCCGGCGTGGTGGTCAACACGGTGGGTTCCATCACCTACTGTATCGTCAAGTACTTTGAGACCAGGAAGAAGACCCTCTACCAGGACCTGGAGGAGCAAAGCAAGGACGATAGCCTGCCTGGACAGCCTTACATCGAGAAGAAGCCACCCAACGGAGACCTGGAGCCCCTGCCCAATGGTCACACAGGGTCCGACGGAGGATCGATCGAAGGATCTTTCCCCACACAGGAGCACCTACTCAATAATCAGAGCCGCAGTGACCTCCCACCTCAAGATACCAGCAACAGCATGGAGTTTGTAGATCTCCAGAGAGAGGCCTTCCATAGCGAGAACCGGGTCAACCAGGCCAACCAGTCTGTGAGTGACAGTTACGTGGGGGTGTGGAGGTCCATCCGTAACCTGCAGTTCTTGAAGAAAGACACCTTAATAGATCATATGGAGGTGCAGAGCCCTTGA